The following coding sequences are from one Niveibacterium umoris window:
- a CDS encoding DsbC family protein, which yields MKFALSAVALAAAFCSTAYAGEAEIRKAVAEFVGQEAVLSITRTNYGGLYEVVMDSGELVYTDDQGSFILDGQLIDLKRKVNVTSERQAALNKVNIGDLPLDQAIKTVRGNGKRTLVTFEDPNCGYCKKFVSEAQQLKDVTIYTFLYPILSPDSTEKSKAIWCAKDRAVTWRDWMIDGKLAKGAECSTPIDKNVALGRKLRINGTPTMFLADGSRVGGFLPLPKLEEAIAQAEKNKPARSK from the coding sequence ATGAAGTTTGCCCTCTCGGCCGTGGCCCTCGCCGCCGCCTTCTGCTCGACCGCGTACGCGGGCGAAGCTGAGATCCGCAAGGCGGTCGCCGAATTCGTTGGACAGGAGGCGGTGCTGTCGATCACCCGCACCAATTACGGCGGCCTTTACGAGGTGGTCATGGATTCCGGCGAGCTGGTCTACACCGACGATCAGGGCTCGTTCATCCTCGACGGCCAGTTGATTGACCTGAAACGCAAGGTGAACGTCACATCCGAACGCCAGGCCGCGCTCAACAAGGTCAACATCGGCGATCTGCCGCTCGACCAGGCGATCAAGACGGTGCGCGGTAACGGCAAGCGCACGCTGGTGACGTTTGAAGATCCGAACTGCGGCTACTGCAAGAAATTCGTCAGCGAAGCCCAGCAGCTCAAGGATGTGACGATCTACACCTTCCTCTACCCCATCCTCTCGCCGGACTCGACCGAAAAATCGAAGGCGATCTGGTGTGCCAAGGATCGCGCAGTGACCTGGCGCGACTGGATGATCGACGGAAAACTCGCCAAAGGCGCGGAGTGTTCGACGCCGATCGACAAGAATGTTGCGCTGGGCCGCAAGCTCCGCATCAACGGTACGCCAACGATGTTCCTCGCGGACGGCTCGCGCGTCGGCGGCTTCCTGCCGCTCCCGAAGCTGGAAGAAGCCATCGCTCAGGCCGAGAAGAACAAGCCGGCGCGTTCGAAATAA
- a CDS encoding UbiH/UbiF family hydroxylase, producing MELDILIVGAGLAGGSLACALAASPLRIGMLETRAPRRPEGWDARVYAVSPTNVEFLNRIRAWPHLDHDRIGRVEQMQVFGDDGGELGFSAYDAGLDALAWILEASPLACELWETLRRQPNLTLLCPARPAALSIEADAATVTLEDGRQIRARLIVAADGADSWVRAAAQLAVHTTAYGELGVVANFGCELPHRDTAFQWFRDDGILAWLPLPENRISIVWSTPEAHARDLLAMPGEAFCEKVAAAGKHRLGKLTLLTPPAGFPLRLMQVPQVVAPRVALIGDAAHAIHPLSGHGINLGFQDARVLADLLCALPSHRDCGELVTLRRYARARNEEVRLMQGVTHALNRLFRPRNPLLVALRNRGMQLTDHIPLVRSALVRYAAGLI from the coding sequence ATGGAACTGGACATACTGATCGTTGGCGCCGGCCTCGCCGGGGGCAGCCTCGCCTGCGCACTCGCCGCCAGTCCGCTGCGCATCGGCATGCTCGAAACCCGCGCGCCGCGACGCCCGGAGGGCTGGGATGCCCGCGTTTATGCGGTCAGCCCGACCAACGTCGAATTCCTCAACCGCATCCGTGCCTGGCCCCATCTGGACCACGACCGGATCGGTCGTGTCGAGCAGATGCAGGTGTTTGGCGATGACGGCGGCGAACTGGGTTTCTCGGCCTACGACGCCGGCCTGGACGCGCTGGCGTGGATCCTCGAAGCCTCCCCGCTCGCCTGCGAGTTGTGGGAGACCCTGCGTCGCCAGCCGAACCTGACCCTGCTGTGCCCGGCCCGGCCGGCCGCGCTGAGTATCGAAGCAGATGCCGCAACCGTGACGCTCGAAGACGGCAGGCAGATCCGCGCACGACTCATCGTCGCCGCCGATGGCGCCGATTCCTGGGTGCGCGCGGCGGCACAGCTTGCGGTGCACACGACGGCCTATGGCGAACTCGGGGTGGTGGCGAACTTCGGCTGCGAGTTGCCGCACCGCGATACGGCATTCCAATGGTTTCGGGACGATGGAATCCTCGCGTGGCTGCCGCTGCCCGAGAACCGAATTTCGATCGTGTGGTCAACGCCGGAGGCGCACGCGCGCGATCTTCTTGCGATGCCCGGCGAAGCGTTCTGCGAAAAGGTGGCTGCTGCCGGCAAGCACCGCCTCGGCAAGCTGACCCTGCTGACACCGCCCGCAGGATTCCCGCTCAGGCTGATGCAAGTGCCGCAGGTGGTGGCGCCGCGGGTCGCGCTGATCGGCGACGCGGCGCACGCCATTCACCCGCTTTCGGGCCATGGCATCAACCTGGGTTTCCAGGATGCGCGCGTGCTTGCCGACCTGCTGTGTGCGCTGCCCTCGCATCGCGATTGCGGAGAGCTTGTAACGCTGCGTCGCTATGCCCGGGCGCGAAACGAGGAAGTCCGACTGATGCAGGGTGTGACGCACGCATTGAACCGGCTCTTCCGCCCCCGTAACCCCTTGCTCGTTGCCTTGCGCAATCGAGGCATGCAACTGACCGATCACATCCCCTTGGTACGCAGCGCACTGGTGCGCTATGCCGCAGGCCTGATCTAA
- a CDS encoding sensor histidine kinase: MGVSPEDPSSRQHTAPRRVRWWRSSGVRLTLACLGILLAFATALAVNSTRLIQAALDRDLRQQTAQMSRLINLTIAPYAGEGRLDLLQDYLRELLAEGDEGAGLTYLVVLGPSGDRIIGAGNTPPGALPEASGDVRRAVKLGILHVRQPLLLPANEIGTLQYGLSLGGFRRLVNGLLHDGALILAISFLLASVFFWLTGFRLSRRLGSLVRAAQGIADGHFERRVGVRGHDEYAELAAAFNTMATAVGDRITALEASQREVRELNETLEQRVERRTQELAERNSLLQETVETLNHTRQRLIRTEKLAGLGKVVVGVAHELNTPIGNATVIASALEDRTVRLRSGLEHGIKRSQLAEYLDTAAQSARQLVGNLERAANLVVRFRDTAADRQQAERRSFDAEDLLRDVAVLARIRAERNDVHTEVRAAGPIIVDSYPALWEKMLLHCLANCYQHAFAQDRPGTIQINADADALRLTIQIRDDGVGISEENLERVFDPFFTTALGQGGSGLGLHAVYNIVTGALGGDIALASDPGKGTCITIELPRVTPE; encoded by the coding sequence ATGGGTGTATCCCCGGAAGATCCCTCGTCTCGCCAACACACAGCACCTCGCCGGGTGCGCTGGTGGCGCTCGTCGGGTGTGCGGCTGACGCTGGCTTGCCTTGGAATCCTGCTGGCCTTCGCGACCGCACTGGCGGTCAACTCCACACGGCTGATCCAGGCAGCACTCGATCGCGACTTGCGCCAGCAAACCGCGCAGATGTCACGCCTGATCAACCTGACCATCGCTCCCTACGCGGGCGAAGGCCGCCTCGACCTGCTGCAGGACTATTTGCGGGAGCTCCTCGCAGAAGGCGACGAGGGGGCGGGACTCACCTACCTTGTGGTGCTTGGCCCAAGCGGCGATCGCATCATTGGCGCAGGCAATACGCCGCCCGGCGCGCTACCGGAAGCATCGGGCGACGTGCGTCGCGCGGTCAAACTAGGGATCCTGCATGTCCGTCAGCCGCTGTTGCTGCCGGCGAACGAAATCGGGACATTGCAATACGGACTCAGCCTCGGCGGCTTCAGGCGCCTGGTTAACGGATTGCTGCATGACGGCGCCCTGATTCTTGCCATCAGCTTCCTCCTCGCGTCGGTTTTTTTCTGGCTCACCGGTTTCCGGCTCTCACGCCGGCTTGGCAGCCTCGTGCGCGCCGCGCAAGGGATTGCTGATGGTCACTTCGAACGTCGAGTCGGCGTCCGCGGCCACGATGAATACGCGGAACTTGCCGCCGCCTTCAACACGATGGCCACCGCAGTGGGCGACCGCATCACGGCGCTCGAGGCGTCACAGCGCGAAGTCCGCGAACTGAACGAGACCCTGGAACAACGCGTCGAGCGGCGCACACAAGAACTCGCCGAACGCAACAGCCTGCTGCAGGAAACCGTGGAAACGCTGAATCACACGCGCCAGCGACTGATCCGCACCGAGAAACTCGCCGGGCTAGGCAAGGTGGTCGTCGGCGTTGCCCACGAACTCAACACCCCTATCGGCAACGCCACGGTGATTGCGTCTGCGCTGGAAGACCGCACCGTGCGCCTGCGCAGCGGACTCGAGCACGGCATCAAACGCTCGCAACTCGCCGAATACCTGGACACCGCGGCGCAAAGCGCACGGCAACTGGTCGGGAACCTCGAGCGCGCGGCCAATCTCGTGGTGCGATTCCGTGACACCGCGGCAGACCGTCAGCAGGCGGAGCGTCGCAGCTTCGACGCAGAGGATTTGCTGCGGGATGTCGCGGTGCTGGCGCGAATCCGCGCAGAGCGGAATGACGTTCACACCGAGGTTCGCGCAGCCGGCCCGATCATCGTGGACAGTTATCCCGCGCTGTGGGAGAAGATGTTGCTGCACTGCCTTGCAAACTGCTACCAGCATGCATTCGCGCAAGACAGGCCCGGCACCATCCAGATAAACGCGGATGCAGACGCACTCCGCCTGACAATCCAGATTCGCGACGACGGCGTCGGCATTTCGGAAGAAAACCTCGAACGCGTCTTCGATCCGTTCTTCACCACCGCACTCGGACAAGGCGGCAGCGGCCTCGGCCTGCACGCGGTCTACAACATCGTAACTGGCGCGCTGGGCGGCGATATCGCCCTTGCCAGCGATCCGGGCAAGGGCACCTGCATCACGATCGAATTGCCCCGGGTCACGCCCGAGTAA